One Nitrospirota bacterium genomic region harbors:
- a CDS encoding sigma-54-dependent Fis family transcriptional regulator: MKKIIVFTKDPSLKKELSSVLPKDYRLVTEATREKEAFIFFDIDTMKPGLIRELSERNFVIAATSQKWTEPVMEAATFGAYEVVHRPISAETVLPILRELGAFSEELQNHINLASLPPTPTCAIVGQSPMIMDVCKKLARLSQVDAPVLITGETGTGKELIAESIAQLSSRFGKPFVVVNCAAMPENLLESELFGFERGSFTGAVAAKEGILKIADEGCVFFDEVGELPPSLQGKLLRFLQTQTFYPIGSTKEVQVNVRVISATNRDLGIMVKEGKFREDLYHRLRVTSIHIPPLRERKKDILPLVTFFVNKYKHTAPRQIKGLSKSFLKKLASHDWPGNIRELENVIRSALALSKTQHLTTHELKELGSRPVAVSQPEITESVASAIIPFVKNAIEKGEKNIYDRVHNEIDKSLISYVLSSTRENQSEAARILGINRLTLRKKLK, encoded by the coding sequence ATGAAGAAAATTATCGTTTTTACAAAAGATCCGTCGCTGAAAAAAGAACTTTCATCTGTATTGCCGAAGGACTACAGGCTGGTCACCGAGGCAACAAGGGAGAAGGAGGCGTTCATCTTTTTTGATATAGACACTATGAAGCCGGGCCTGATCCGTGAGCTGAGCGAACGGAATTTCGTGATTGCCGCTACCAGCCAGAAATGGACTGAGCCGGTTATGGAGGCTGCTACGTTCGGGGCCTACGAGGTTGTACACCGGCCCATCTCCGCAGAGACCGTGCTCCCGATCCTCAGAGAACTCGGCGCGTTCAGCGAAGAACTGCAGAACCACATCAACCTTGCGAGTCTTCCTCCTACCCCGACTTGCGCCATCGTCGGCCAGTCACCCATGATCATGGATGTCTGCAAAAAACTGGCAAGGCTCTCACAGGTCGATGCGCCGGTGCTGATCACCGGCGAGACAGGAACGGGCAAGGAGCTGATCGCCGAATCGATAGCCCAGCTCTCCTCGCGCTTCGGCAAGCCCTTTGTAGTTGTCAACTGCGCTGCCATGCCCGAGAATCTTCTGGAATCCGAACTCTTCGGCTTTGAGAGAGGGTCATTTACCGGAGCTGTTGCTGCAAAAGAAGGTATACTGAAGATCGCGGACGAAGGCTGCGTATTTTTTGATGAGGTGGGAGAGCTGCCGCCTTCTCTTCAGGGAAAGCTTTTGCGCTTTCTCCAGACCCAGACATTTTATCCCATTGGCAGCACCAAAGAAGTGCAGGTCAACGTACGGGTGATTTCTGCTACAAACAGGGATCTGGGGATAATGGTCAAGGAGGGCAAATTCAGGGAAGATCTCTATCACAGACTGCGGGTCACTTCGATCCATATCCCGCCTCTACGGGAGCGCAAGAAAGACATACTTCCGCTCGTCACTTTTTTTGTGAACAAATACAAACATACTGCACCTCGTCAGATCAAGGGACTTTCAAAGTCGTTTCTGAAGAAACTGGCCTCCCATGACTGGCCCGGCAATATCCGCGAGCTTGAAAATGTCATCCGCTCGGCCCTGGCCTTATCCAAGACACAACACCTCACTACTCATGAGCTGAAGGAACTCGGCAGCAGACCTGTTGCCGTTTCCCAGCCGGAAATAACGGAGTCTGTCGCCTCTGCAATAATCCCTTTTGTAAAAAATGCCATCGAAAAAGGCGAGAAAAATATCTATGACAGGGTGCATAATGAGATCGATAAATCGCTGATCAGTTATGTGCTGTCTTCCACAAGGGAAAACCAATCAGAGGCCGCGCGTATCCTTGGCATCAACCGCCTCACCCTCAGAAAAAAACTGAAATGA